Proteins found in one Plasmodium gaboni strain SY75 chromosome 13, whole genome shotgun sequence genomic segment:
- a CDS encoding putative exported protein (Plasmodium exported protein, unknown function): MIFLLKKKFSFPLVLCVLFLLFNNNIFKKWSNIRHNKNNGLILIKGRCMAECFTKESSKNILSRIGPLIQLKNYMTSSLKSDKEVDNNQNDLFKWNVVGLSYLPSVSAVIPGIGGEVTVSAHSNKIPNDNNKYGSRSEDILNKSKVGIPSYMVETLKDKGPQVINGIIDKLMSENTEDLDYYPCTLAEFTALSVLFSLLPSLQLQLNETS, translated from the exons atgatttttttattaaagaaaaaattttcGTTTCCCCTTGTATTGTGTGTATTATTCCTATTGTTCAATAAT aatatttttaaaaaatggTCAAATATAAgacataataaaaataatgggttaatattaataaagGGAAGATGTATGGCAGAATGTTTTACAAAGGAAtcttcaaaaaatatattatctagAATTGGACCATTAatacaattaaaaaattatatgacTTCTTCATTAAAATCAGATAAAGAAGTTGATAATAATCAGaatgatttatttaaatgGAATGTAGTAGGACTTTCATATTTACCTAGTGTTTCAGCAGTTATTCCAGGAATTGGTGGAGAAGTAACTGTTAGTGCTCATTCAAATAAAATTCCcaatgataataataaatacgGTTCTAGATCGGAAGatattttgaataaatCTAAAGTTGGTATACCATCTTATATGGTAGAAACTCTTAAAGATAAGGGTCCTCAAGTAATTAATGGTATAATTGACAAGTTAATGTCCGAAAATACTGAAGATTTAGATTATTATCCTTGTACACTTGCTGAATTTACAGCACTTAGtgtattattttcattGTTACCATCACTTCAATTACAATTAAATGAAACTTCATAA